The Syngnathus acus chromosome 3, fSynAcu1.2, whole genome shotgun sequence genome includes a window with the following:
- the fhod1 gene encoding FH1/FH2 domain-containing protein 1 isoform X2: protein MSAITCRVQFLQDQDPFICTNFPEPRRPPSLDVDENAPLSQLVPVVHKLLDAPLKLEECALQVYPQGNYLDLDSSLAEQRDELESFYQDMAKGKKPVLTLRTHLAVRVHAILERLYNSHGPELRRSLFSLKQLFQDDKDLVPEFVASEGLTCLVKVGAEADHNYQNYILRALSQIMLFVDGMNGVIQHGETLEWLYTLTGSQSRLLVKTSLKLLIVFVEYNEANGPTLIHAVDGVDARRGVKPWSYVMDILHEKTSCDSELLVFAMTLVNKTLAALPDQDSFYDVTDCLESLKMEDVVNRNLGNAATEPDLRAQFAIYETALRNEDGDVCELSPHLRKERRKMAAGEQEGRRGRRWSDQNVAEPTASSAGSSPASAGSPRLSAGSDPGSAAGSAAGSTAGSAASSPSGSLRGSPTPSPLSPPASTPPPLRPCDDAKIPKSRIFSKAGGGRPRDAPGASEDAPGASEGASEGASEGASEGASENPSASRRSPSDHPSGSKTSLNEDDVFHCPDEHDMNADNKPVLRRFEGNFLRSLAATQWEKKRRSETLSRAELPSADEVTEPGPAANEDEAGRAALPADGGVRRPVGALSDDRKFLLDMLFSKASAPPPPDAEDPPGGGRVLERLSSLQACSLESALPNESGASRKAELQGLEGSAQVARARLAQEQEKRYVRQQSSVDAESPSQRLESTQMTPLGLGAPGNAWDHLRPSSASLRIKDLDFSDLLDEEDVDVLDVDTADSASSSLKGAAPPPPPPLPGELAPPPPPPLPGELAPPPPPPPLPGGLAPPPPPPLPGGLAPPPAPPLPGGLAPPPPPPPLPGAPPPPSEVPSPLGKKKKKTVKLFWRELKQTEAPAKCRFGRGTVWASLDKVQVDTGRLEHLFESKAKETPIAKKVAETRKSEILVLDPKRSNAINIGMTVLPAVHVIKAAILNFDEFAISKEGIEKILTMTPTEEEKQKIQEAQLANPDVPLGPAERFLAGLASVGSLTPRLQLWSFKLNYEALEKEIAEPLFDLKLAMEQLATNQTFRRILATLLAIGNFLNSSHVAGFELAYLEKVTEVKDTVHRQSLLHHICNLITESEPQSTDVYSEIPAVTRSAKVDFELLAENLVQLERRCKASWENLKLVSKHETKSALKNKMADFLKDCTQRIVILKVVHRRVINRFHSFLLFLGQPAASVRDTKVTSFCRTISEFALEYRTTRERALALKRKRDKHRERTKTRGKMITETEKFSGAVPPVTAALETEPEREPEREAEHRNMTQMLIEERPVPRRSRTARGSTGRPSLPCQSSYASAQENDDDAADDIMERLVKSVTHNTSARTSVPKTRKRSRLNRKSMRRTLKSGVSVDMIQALGLDGRGEDV, encoded by the exons GACGACAAGGACCTGGTGCCGGAGTTCGTGGCGTCCGAGGGTTTGACGTGTTTGGTCAAAGTGGGAGCCGAGGCCGACCACAACTACCAGAACTACATCCTGAGAG CGCTGAGTCAGATCATGTTGTTTGTGGATGGCATGAACGGCGTCATCCAGCACGGCGAGACGCTGGAGTGGCTGTACACCTTGACGGGAAGCCAG TCCCGTCTGCTGGTCAAAACGTCTCTGAAGCTCCTCATCGTCTTTGTGGAGTACAACGAGGCCAACGGCCCGACGCTCATCCACGCCGTGGACGGCGTGGACGCGCGCAGAG GCGTGAAGCCGTGGTCCTACGTGATGGACATCCTCCACGAGAAGACGAGCTGCGACTCTGAGCTCCTAGTGTTCGCCATGACCTTGGTCAACAAGACCCTGGCGGCGCTCCCCGACCAGGATTCCTTTTACGACGTCACCGACTGCCTGGAAAGTCTCAAGATGGAGGACGTGGTCAACAGGAACCTCGGCAACGCCGCCACCGAGCCCGACCTCAGGGCGCAGTTTGCTATCTACGAG ACCGCCTTACGGAACGAGGACGGCGACGTCTGCGAGCTGTCCCCTCACCTGCGAAAGGAGCGCCGTAAGATGGCCGCCGGCGAGCAGGAAGGCCGCAGGGGTCGGCGCTGGTCCGATCAGAACGTGGCCGAGCCCACGGCGTCCTCGGCCGGCTCGTCGCCCGCCTCCGCAGGCAGCCCCCGCCTTTCCGCCGGCTCAGACCCGGGCAGCGCCGCCGGCAGCGCCGCCGGCAGCACCGCTGGCAGCGCCGCCTCCAGCCCTTCGGGATCGCTGCGGGGCTCTCCGACCCCCTCGCCCCTCTCTCCTCCCGCCTCgaccccgccccccctccGCCCTTGCGACGACGCAAAGATACC GAAGTCCAGGATCTTCTCCAAGGCCGGCGGCGGCCGACCCCGGGACGCACCAGGTGCCTCTGAGGATGCGCCCGGCGCCTCTGAGGGCGCCTCTGAGGGCGCCTCTGAGGGCGCCTCTGAGGGCGCCTCTGAGAACCCTTCCGCTTCCCGCAG GTCGCCGTCGGATCATCCGAGTGGCAGCAAGACATCTTTGAA CGAGGACGACGTTTTCCACTG CCCAGACGAGCATGACATGAATGCGGACAACAAGCCCGTTCTGAGGAGGTTTGA AGGCAACTTCCTGCGCAGTTTGGCCGCCACCCAGTGGGAGAAGAAGAGGCGGAGTGAAACCCTGAGCCGCGCCGAGCTGCCCTCGGCCGACGAGGTCACGGAACCGGGACCTGCGGCAAATGAGGACGAGGCCGGTCGTGCGGCTCTTCCCGCTGACG GCGGAGTCCGGCGGCCAGTCGGCGCACTGTCTGATGACAGGAAGTTCCTTCTGGACATGCTCTTCTCCAAGGCTTCGGCGCCGCCACCCCCCGACGCAGAAGACCCGCCCGGAGGGGGCCGGGTGCTGGAGCGCCTGTCCAGCCTGCAAGCGTGCTCGCTGGAGTCAGCCCTTCCCAACGAGAGCGGCGCTTCCCGCAAGGCGGAACTGCAAGGGCTGGAAGGCTCCGCCCAGGTGGCACGGGCCAGACTGGCGCAAGAGCAAGAG AAGCGTTATGTGCGTCAGCAGAGCAGCGTGGATGCGGAGAGCCCCTCCCAGCGTCTGGAGAGCACCCAAATGACTCCGCTGGGTCTCGGCGCTCCCGGGAATGCGTGGGACCACCTTCGACCGAGCAGCGCCAGCCTCCGCATCAAGGACTTGGACTTTTCCGACCTCCTGGACGAGGAGGATGTCGACGTTCTGGACGTGGACACCGCCGACTCCGCCTCTTCCTCCCTTAAAGGTGCtgcgcctcctcctccgccgcccCTCCCTGGCGAGctggctcctcctcctccgccgcccCTCCCTGGCGAGctggctcctcctcctcccccgccGCCCCTCCCTGGGGGGctggctcctcctcctccaccgccCCTCCCTGGGGGGctggctcctcctcctgcacCGCCCCTCCCTGGGGGGCTGGCTCCAcctccgccgccaccgcccCTCCCTGGGGCGCCGCCACCCCCATCGGAAGTGCCATCACCTttggggaagaagaaaaagaagacggTGAAGTTGTTCTGGCGCGAACTGAAGCAGACGGAGGCGCCCGCCAAGTGTCGCTTTGGCCGGGGCACGGTGTGGGCGTCTCTGGACAAGGTTCAAGTGGACACCGGGCGGCTCGAGCACCTGTTTGAGTCCAAAGCCAAGGAGACGCCCATTGCCAAG AAAGTGGCAGAGACCAGGAAGTCTGAGATCCTGGTCCTGGACCCCAAGAGGAGCAACGCCATCAACATCGGCATGACGGTGCTGCCCGCCGTCCACGTCATCAAGGCCGCCATCCTCAACTTTGACGAGTTTGCCATCAGCAAGGAGGGCATCGAG AAGATCCTGACCATGACGCCCACAGAAGAGGAGAAGCAGAAGATCCAGGAAGCCCAGCTGGCCAATCCGGACGTTCCGCTGGGGCCGGCCGAGCGCTTCCTCGCCGGCCTGGCCTCCGTCGGCTCCTTGACCCCCCGCCTGCAGCTCTGGTCCTTCAAGCTCAACTACGAGGCTCTGGAGAAG GAGATTGCCGAGCCCCTCTTTGACCTCAAGCTGGCCATGGAGCAGCTGGCCACCAATCAGACCTTCAGGAGGATCCTGGCCACGCTGCTCGCCATCGGCAACTTCCTCAACAGTTCCCAC GTTGCGGGTTTTGAGCTGGCCTACCTGGAGAAGGTGACGGAGGTGAAGGACACGGTCCACAGGCAGTCTTTGCTCCATCACATTTGCAACCTGATCACGGAAAGCGAGCCGCAATCCACCGACGTCTACTCCGAGATCCCCGCCGTCACGCGCTCGGCCAAG GTGGACTTTGAGCTCCTGGCGGAGAATCTGGTCCAGCTGGAGAGACGCTGCAAAGCGTCCTGGGAAAACCTGAAGTTGGTTTCCAAGCACGAGACCAAAAGCGCTTTGAAGAACAAGATGGCTGACTTCCTGAAGGACTGCACGCAGCGGATTGTCATCCTCAAGGTGGTCCACCGGAGAGTAATCAACAG GTTCCATTCCTTCTTGCTTTTCCTGGGTCAGCCGGCGGCGTCGGTGCGCGACACCAAGGTCACCTCTTTCTGCCGCACCATCAGCGAGTTTGCGCTGGAGTATCGCACCACACGAGAGAGGGCGCTAGCGCTCAAGCGCAAGCGCGACAAACACCGAGAGAGGACCAAAACCCGAGGGAAGATGATCACGGAG ACGGAGAAGTTCTCGGGGGCGGTGCCTCCCGTCACCGCGGCGCTAGAGACGGAGCCCGAGCGGGAGCCCGAGCGGGAGGCGGAGCACCGCAACATGACTCAGATGCTGATCGAAGAGCGGCCGGTGCCGAGACGCTCGCGCACCGCCCGCG GTTCGACGGGCCGCCCGAGCCTGCCCTGTCAGTCGTCGTATGCGTCGGCTCAGGAAAACGACGACGATGCCGCGGACGACATCATGGAGCGTCTGGTCAAGTCGGTCACCCACAACACCTCGGCCAGGACGTCCGTTCCTAAAACCCGAAAGCGGTCCCGACTCAACAGGAAGTCCA TGAGGAGGACTCTGAAGAGCGGTGTGAGCGTCGACATGATCCAGGCTTTGGGACTCGACGGGCGAGGCGAGGACGTCTGA